GAGAGGGAGAGGTCGGCGAGCGGGTCCTCCTCGTGCGAGTCGACCCCGCACTGGGTCACCAGGATCTGCGGCTTGAACTGGCCCAGCAGCGAGGGAACCACCGCGTGGAAGGCGCGTAGCCAGCCGGGGTCCCTGGTGTTCGGCGGCAGCGGGATGTTCACCGCTGAACCCTCCGCGCCGGAGGTACCGATCTCGCCGGAATAACCGGTTCCGGGGAAGAGAGTGAACGGGTGCTGGTGCAGGGAGATGGTGAGCACCCTGGGGTCGTCGTAGAAGGCGGCCTGCACCCCGTCCCCGTGGTGCACATCCGTGTCCACATAGGCCACCCGGCTGAAACCGTTGTCCAGCAGCCAGGAGATCGCAACCGAACAGTCGTTGTAGACGCAGAACCCGGCCGCGCGGTCGCGCATGGCGTGGTGCAGGCCACCCGCGATGTTGACGGCGCGCTGTGCCCCGCCCTCGGCGATGGTGCGCGCGGCGAGCATGGTCGAGCCGACGACCAGCGCCGAGGACTCGTGCATATCGCTGAAGACCGGGTTGTCGGGGGTGCCGAGGCCATGCCCGACGTCATGGCCCACCATGGGTGCCTGCTTCACCGCTTCGAGGTATTCCGGCACGTGCGCGCGGTGCAGCTCGGCCTCGGTGGCCGGTTCGGGAACCAGCAAGGGCACCCCGTCGAGCACGCCGAGGCTGTTGGCGAGCCGGATGGTCAGGTCGAGCCGGATCGGGTTGAACGGATGGTCGCCACCGAGGTCGTAACCCAGCAGCGCGGAGTCCCATACGACAGCGGACGGACACATGAGGTGAGCCTAATGGTTTTCCCTGCGATCAGCCGAGATATCGGATGTCGCCGGTCACGCTCGGGCATTCACCGGTTACCCGTAACGCCTGCACTTCCTGTCAGCGGTAGCGACTACCATAGGTAACGCGGACGAAGGGGACAGCGTGAACGAGCTCATCGACACCACAGAGATGTACCTACGAACCATCTTCGAGCTCGAAGAAGAGGGTGTCGTACCACTGCGCGCGCGGATCGCCGAGCGCCTCCAGCAAAGCGGGCCCACGGTGAGCCAGACGGTCGCCAGGATGGAACGCGACGGATTGGTGGTGGTCGCCGACGACAGGCATCTGCAACTGACCGATCACGGCCGGGAGCTCGCCATTGCCGTGATGCGTAAGCACCGGCTGGCCGAACGCCTGTTGGTCGACGTGATCGGGCTGGAATGGGAACACGTGCACAACGAGGCATGCCGTTGGGAGCACGTGATGAGCGAGGCGGTGGAGCGCAAGCTCGTCAAATTGCTCGACCACCCGACCACCTCGCCGTACGGCAATCCCATCCCCGGACTGGACAAGCTCGGTGAGGGCGGCGAGCCCGCCCCGCCCGCGGAGTCCGATCTGGTCCGGCTGGACGAGTTCGCCAGGGCAGGCGGCGGCAAGGTGGAGATCCGCCGGATCGCCGAGCACGTGCAGCTGGACGAGGCCCTGATGACCGAGCTGAAGCTGGTCGGCCTCGCACCGGGTAACACCGTGCGGGTGGGCAAGGCCAACGGGGCCGGTTCCACCATCGAGGTCATCGGCGAGAACACCACCGTGCAGGTTCCGTCCTCGGTGCTGCACGCCGTACTGGCGCAGGCGCGGTGACGGCTGCCGGTCCCGAGGTGCTCGCCGCCGAGGCGTTCCGCGCCACGCACGGACGAGCACCCGATGGAGTGTGGTCCGCACCCGGCCGGGTGAACCTGATCGGTGAACACACCGACTACAACGATGGCTTCGTCCTGCCGTTCGCGCTGCCGCACCGGATCGCCGCCGCGGGCTCGGCCCGGGCCGATCAGGTGCTCACCGTGTCCACCCTCGGTTCCGATGACCGG
The sequence above is drawn from the Amycolatopsis aidingensis genome and encodes:
- a CDS encoding acetoin utilization protein AcuC, translated to MCPSAVVWDSALLGYDLGGDHPFNPIRLDLTIRLANSLGVLDGVPLLVPEPATEAELHRAHVPEYLEAVKQAPMVGHDVGHGLGTPDNPVFSDMHESSALVVGSTMLAARTIAEGGAQRAVNIAGGLHHAMRDRAAGFCVYNDCSVAISWLLDNGFSRVAYVDTDVHHGDGVQAAFYDDPRVLTISLHQHPFTLFPGTGYSGEIGTSGAEGSAVNIPLPPNTRDPGWLRAFHAVVPSLLGQFKPQILVTQCGVDSHEEDPLADLSLSVDGHRTIYQTLRGLAESCADGRWLAVGGGGYQLFRVVPRSWTHLIATVLDRDLAPGTPVPSNWVRTVRDTAPRVELPTTMTDDRDTGFSHWGDGADEAVDIAIRETRRAVFPLHGLDPDDPRD
- a CDS encoding metal-dependent transcriptional regulator; amino-acid sequence: MNELIDTTEMYLRTIFELEEEGVVPLRARIAERLQQSGPTVSQTVARMERDGLVVVADDRHLQLTDHGRELAIAVMRKHRLAERLLVDVIGLEWEHVHNEACRWEHVMSEAVERKLVKLLDHPTTSPYGNPIPGLDKLGEGGEPAPPAESDLVRLDEFARAGGGKVEIRRIAEHVQLDEALMTELKLVGLAPGNTVRVGKANGAGSTIEVIGENTTVQVPSSVLHAVLAQAR